The Porites lutea chromosome 11, jaPorLute2.1, whole genome shotgun sequence genome includes a region encoding these proteins:
- the LOC140952365 gene encoding uncharacterized protein — protein MAAEMAELEICRYPGNARSNVREYFGFYQLKEGPKTKENLDMTKSFRKDEGKHGQNDKTSSYNLGVAAYERCDFTSARNYFELELNEAKQAGDTDRKLKAYNNLGRAYHHLADYKKAIEFHQQSLNIAKEIGDKGSEGKAYNNLGNAYYSLGDYKKTIEFCQQSLSIAKETGNKGSEGEAYTGLGIAYRCLGDYKKAIEFLQLSLSIAKEIGDKGTEGGTYTNLGGAYHYLGDYAKTIEFCQQSLSIAKETGNKGLEGTAYSSLGNSYRCLGDYKKAIEFHQQCLSITKEIGDKHTEGIAYSNLSIAYGCLGDYKKAIEFLQQSLSIAKEIGDKGSEDTAYTNLGTAYQCLGDYEKAIESHQQALSIAKEIEDERTEGIAYTNLASAHYSLGDYKKAIEFLQQSLSIAKEIGNKPSEGTAYTNLGIAYDCLGDNKKAIEFHQQALRIAKEIGDKELEQKTYNSLGLSFLKLHDFLRAEECYESSIKVFEAMRFLLQEKDEWKISFRDQLKTYKFLWISQLRQRKTKETLVTAERGRAQALTDLMESQFGAKSTPSASKGR, from the exons ATGGCGGCTGAAATGGCCGAGTTGGAGATCTGTCGTTATCCTGGAAACGCCAGGTCAAACGTGCGGGAATATTTTGGTTTTTATCAACTGAAGGAAGggcccaaaacaaaggaaaacttgGATATGACGAAG TCTTTCAGGAAAGATGAAGGTAAACATGGACAAAACGACAAAACCTCCAGTTATAACCTCGGAGTTGCAGCTTACGAACGCTGTGATTTCACGAGTGCTcgaaattacttcgagttagaaTTAAATGAGGCCAAACAGGCAGGAGACACGGATAGAAAACTCAAagcatataacaaccttggtAGAGCGTATCACCATCTCGCCGAttacaaaaaagcaatcgaatttcatcagcagtctcttaATATCGCAAAAGAGATTGGAGACAAAGGTTCAGAAGGGAAagcatataacaaccttggcaaTGCATATTACTCTCTCGGtgattataaaaaaacaatCGAATTTTgtcagcagtctcttagtatcgcaaaagagactggaaacaaaggTTCAGAAGGCGAAGCGTATACCGGCCTTGGCATTGCGTATAGATGCCTCGGTGATTATAAGAAAGCTATCGAATTTCTTCAGCTGTCTCTTAGTATCGCAAAAGAGATCGGAGACAAAGGTACAGAAGGCGGCACATATACTAACCTTGGCGGTGCGTATCACTATCTCGGTGATTATGCAAAAACAATCGAATTTTgtcagcagtctcttagtatcgcaaaagagactggaaacaaaggTTTAGAAGGCACTGCGTATAGCAGCCTTGGCAATTCGTATAGATGTCTCGGTGATTAtaaaaaagcaatcgaatttcatcagcagtGTCTTAGTATCACAAAAGAGATTGGAGACAAACATACAGAAGGTATAGCGTATTCCAACCTTAGCATTGCGTATGGCTGTCTCGGTGATTATAAGAAAGCAATCGAATTTCTTCAGCAGTCTCTTAGTATCGCAAAAGAGATTGGAGACAAAGGTTCAGAAGACACAGCGTATACCAACCTTGGCACTGCGTACCAGTGTCTCGGTGATTATGAAAAAGCAATCGAATCTCATCAGCAGGCTCTTAGTATCGCAAAAGAGATTGAAGACGAACGTACGGAAGGTATAGCGTATACCAACCTTGCCAGTGCGCATTACTCTCTCGGTGATTAtaaaaaagcaatcgaatttCTTCAACAGTCTCTTAGTATCGCAAAAGAGATTGGAAACAAACCTTCGGAAGGCACAGCATATACCAACCTTGGCATTGCGTATGACTGTCTCGGtgataataaaaaagcaatcgagtttcaTCAGCAAGCTCTTCGTATCGCAAAAGAGATTGGAGACAAAGAGTTAGAACAAAAGACGTACAACAGTCTTGGTCTTAGTTTTCTTAAGCTTCATGATTTCCTTAGGGCTGAAGAGTGTTATGAATCCAGTATAAAAGTGTTTGAGGCGATGAGGTTCCTTCTTCAAGAGAAAGATGAATGGAAAATCAGCTTTCGGGATCAATTAAAAACGTACAAATTTTTGTGGATTAGTCAGTTACGACAAAGAAAGACCAAAGAGACGCTTGTCACAGCTGAGCGGGGACGAGCGCAAGCTCTCACGGATCTCATGGAATCCCAGTTCGGTGCAAAATCAACTCCATCAGCATCAAAAGGGAGATAG
- the LOC140952333 gene encoding tetratricopeptide repeat protein 28-like, with amino-acid sequence MTFLAEAFESVFFWVLQRDQEWQLMEKKLCYTLEDMTNKAYEQIRATKPARCEDRSLDDPDNEPIEDLSDRGDNEKEFISSQAGGDALRELYDVMIAPISHLIKDEELIIVPDGSSFLIPYAAVLDQNFRYLSETLRIRLAPSLTSLRLLSECPEERHSTSGALLIGDPWIETVRLKSGEKRKLTRFPQLPGAEQEIKMIGQILNVEPLTGKNATKEQVLSRLNSVSLVHIAAHGSAERGEILLSPNLGSSEPPEEKDFLLTMTDVLNARLDAKLVVLSCCHSGRGEIKAEGVVGIARAFLGAGARSVIASLWAVNDEATLVFMRHFYEHLVKGQSASKSLHEAMKMMRESKEFSAVEYWAPFMLIGDDVTLNFDQ; translated from the coding sequence ATGACATTTCTTGCGGAAGCTTTCGAATCAGTGTTCTTCTGGGTGTTGCAAAGGGACCAAGAATGGCAGCTTATGGAAAAAAAACTCTGTTACACCTTGGAAGATATGACTAACAAAGCATACGAACAAATTCGTGCTACTAAACCTGCCAGGTGCGAAGATCGCTCACTGGATGATCCAGACAACGAACCAATTGAAGATTTATCCGATAGGGGTGACAATGAAAAAGAATTTATATCGTCACAAGCTGGGGGTGATGCTTTAAGAGAGTTGTATGATGTTATGATCGCACCGATTTCACACTTGATAAAAGATGAGGAACTTATCATTGTTCCTGATGGTTCATCATTCTTGATTCCTTATGCTGCTGTTTTGGATCAAAATTTCAGGTATTTATCTGAAACGCTGAGAATTCGTTTGGCTCCGTCACTAACAAGCTTGAGGCTGCTGTCAGAGTGTCCAGAGGAGCGCCATAGTACATCTGGTGCCCTTCTGATTGGTGACCCGTGGATTGAGACTGTGCGCCTTAAAAGCGGAGAAAAACGAAAACTAACAAGATTTCCGCAGCTCCCTGGTGCTGAACAGGAGATAAAAATGATTGGACAGATATTAAATGTTGAGCCTCTCACTGGAAAGAACGCTACAAAAGAACAAGTGCTAAGTAGGCTAAACTCAGTTTCTTTAGTTCACATTGCAGCTCATGGTTCTGCGGAAAGGGGTGAAATTCTGTTGTCACCTAATCTTGGCAGCTCTGAACCTCCTGAAGAGAAAGACTTCCTCTTGACGATGACAGATGTGTTGAATGCAAGACTGGACGCCAAGCTTGTTGTCTTGAGCTGCTGTCACAGCGGACGAGGAGAGATCAAGGCTGAGGGCGTGGTTGGTATCGCACGTGCCTTTTTAGGAGCTGGTGCGCGTTCTGTTATTGCCTCACTTTGGGCGGTTAACGACGAAGCTACTCTGGTGTTTATGAGACACTTTTACGAACATTTGGTCAAGGGGCAGAGTGCAAGTAAATCGCTTCATGAGGCCATGAAAATGATGCGGGAGTCAAAAGAATTCAGTGCAGTGGAGTACTGGGCACCATTTATGCTGATTGGCGATGACGTCACTTTAAATTTCGACCAATAA
- the LOC140952364 gene encoding uncharacterized protein, with product MQLRNPKEWALSYRGNLRTRGNNTDNYTESMIFVFKCVVLRRMRAYNLIELFKFITEDLEMYFQRKLLSLAFGKPQNLHLASRCFGRSASSVSQSTITIDEKNPSKFHVPSREDNNIICTVDCTIGTCTCPQGTSGNACPHQAAVALKFGISNINFVPQTAKERFNLAILAVGNNNNFSVTQFVSLHQKEIESSPHFYKDQDKDHDEQQMPICQMLSYQLTK from the exons ATGCAACTTAGGAACCCCAAGGAATGGGCACTTTCTTACAGAGGAAATCTGAGAACACGAGGCAATAATACAGACAACTACACAGAGTCTAtgatctttgtttttaaatgtgtAGTGTTAAGAAGAATGAGAGCTTACAACCTTATTGAGTTATTTAAATTTATCACAGAAGACTTAGAAATGTACTTTCAACGAAAACTCCTTTCCTTGGCTTTTGGTAAACCACAAAATCTACACCTTGCATCACGTTGTTTTGGGAGATCAGCTAGCTCTGTTAGTCAAAGCACAATAACCATAGATGAAAAAAATCCAAGCAAATTCCATGTGCCCAGCAGGGAGGACAACAACATCATATGCACTGTTGACTGTACAATAGGAACCTGTACATGCCCACAGGGAACAAGTGGAAATGCCTGCCCCCACCAAGCAGCTGTGGCATTGAAATTTGGAATAAGCAACATAAACTTTGTTCCTCAAACAGCAAAGGAGAGATTCAACCTTGCTATTCTTGCTGTTGGGaataacaacaatttcagtGTCACTCAGTTTGTAAGCCTTcaccaaaaagaaattgaaagcaGTCCTCACTTCTACAAAGACCAAGACAAGGATCATGATGAACAGCAA ATGCCAATTTGCCAGATGCTGAGTTATCAGTTGACCAAATAA